The Lathyrus oleraceus cultivar Zhongwan6 chromosome 5, CAAS_Psat_ZW6_1.0, whole genome shotgun sequence genome includes the window ttaagatgcttcacattccaagacttccaGATAGCACCAACGTTGGAAGAATTCGAGCGTCTTGTTAGGATCCCTATGAAGGACAAGTCACTATTTGAAGGGACAGACGAATCTTTGCCCCTTGAGGTCATTGCTAGTGCGCTTCACATGGATGAAAAGGAAGCAAAAGATAACTTAGAGACCAAAGGGAATACCAAAGGGTTTTCACTAAGTTTTCTTTTGGAAAGAGCTCATACCTTGTTGAAGGCAGAAAGTTGGGATGCTTGCTACTCTGCTATTGCATTGGCCATCTATGGCATCGTCCTGTTCCCGAATATGGATGGTTTTGTAGACATGACTGCCATTTGTGTCTTCCTTACTGAGAACCCAGTACCCACTTTGTTAGCCGATGTCTATTATCACATAAGTCATAGGTATACTAAGAAGAAgggattgattgcttgttgtgctcctttattATATCAGTGGTTTCTAGAACATCTTCCAAAGTCAGGTGCTTGGGTTGAGCAGACAGATGTTAGTTGGCCTCAGAGGTTGGGATCACTCTGATCTGAAGATCTCTCTTGGTACTCCAAAGAATACATCAACGTAGACATCATATTCAGTTGTGGAGATTTCCCAAATCTACCGCTtattggaactcaaggatgtgAAAATATTAATCCAGTTCTATAACTCAGACAACTTGGCTACCCAATGGAAGGCCCTCCAGAGGCAAATtctttggaagctttcttgttACTTGACCTTGGGGTTGAGAATCCTAGCTTATTCCAGCGAATCAAAGAAGCTTGGAAGAATATCAATCGAAAAGGGAAAGATGAATTAGGGAGAGcaaatgggattacaaaagaaccatatttttagtgggtaaaggaaagggtgcaaataattaaaatgccatttgtcattcagacacctatacctcttcctaaacctaagctcacccatgtccctattgaagaaattgaggaactcaagaccaccatggcaaagctagaaaaagagaatgaagagctgCAGACAAAACTCCAACAAGCCATCAATGAGAAAAACAATATGAAGTGGGATCTTGAGATAAAGGAGGCACAACTTCAAGCACATGTGGAAAATTTCAACAAGGAAGAGCATAAGAGGAAAAAGATCAAAGTGGGATTAGAACAGACTGACCATTGTTTGGATACTCTTAAGGGTCAACTACGACAAGCTCAGAAAGAATGTCAAGATAATGAGCGTTGGTCGCATCTAGCCACAAAGGAGAACAAGACAATAAGGgatacacttggggctcagataaaAGAACTCACTAATTCTGTTCGTCATGCAAAAGCTGAAGTAGATAAGGAGCACCGACTCAAGAAAATAGCCATTGAAGCTTCCAGGGTGTCACCCATGATATGGAAGAGAAGTGTCGAGAAGTAAGAGATGCCAGGGAGTCTGTAAGCTATTGGAAGGACCAGCTAGAGTCATTACGCCAAGACAGCTCCATATGGTTGAAAGAGCGAGACTGtgtgattgaagattatgaatcctttaagaagaccatagaCTTCTTACAAGGGGACAGTGATAAGTTTCGTGCAAAACTTGATGGGCTAGTAGGATTCTGTAATTGGGCAGCTAAAGAATTGCCATGGAGGTTGAGAGACGCAGTCGAAGAGTTGAAAGAAGATAGCACTCCTCCAGCCATAATCAATTTCGTTCTGCTCTGCAAAGGGTTGTTGAAGAGATTCAATGAGGAATTAGAAGAGCTTCAGGCCAGAAAGCCAGCTGTTTAATTTGCTTATGTCTTGTATTTTGTTCCTTTAACAAATATACTTTTGAACTATGACTTTTTTGGACCTCTATGTTATGTATTGGAATGAATGACATTTAAAAATTACTCCATTATTGCTATTCTAAGTATTTTTTGTTTCTTCGAATTACTAACAACTAATGAAACTCGAATGACTCCCTggaaataaaatatgcataacatttgcatcttcattatgcatcacacttcatgaaaataaaaaaaaaacttacccaacctttttaccctttatccagccacactgactaatcaacaccggTACGAGACGCGAAGCAAATACAAGATGACATTAGAGCAAGTTGAGGCCAACCAGGTTACCATGAGGACAGACATCAATACGATCCAGGAGAAGATGGATCAGCTGTTGAAGATAATTCTTGCAATCACTCAGAGAGAGGAGCGAGGAGAAAGAAGCTAGGGCAAAAAGGAATGATGGCGCGCCAGGTCCGAATCCCCAAGATGAAAGTTACGTCCCCACCAAGAAGAGATTGGTTCAGATACCGGTAGGAGGAGATCATGCAGAACCTTCTGATAcgtctactcatcatggatccgaaattggagatgaccagtatgatgcattctatatgcctgatcaaccaaagcctaagatactttcagatcctgctgcagataggctcagtgccctggaaaagaaaatcaaagccatagaaggaaacaacatcttcggtgcttctgccatgaacatgcgtttggtatCGAATTTAGTCATCCCGACTAAATTTAAAACCCCTtatttcgagaaatacaaaggacagACTTGTCCAAGAAGTCACCTGGTGATGTATTTCAGGAAAATGGCTGCTCATACCGAAAATGACAAACTACTTGTACAAtgtttccaagacagtttgagtggagcatctctgagatggtatatgagtttagAACATGGGcgaattcaaagttgggaggatttggctgacgcatttctccttcagtacaaatacaacttagatatggcacccgaccGAATGCAGTTGCAAGGGATGGTTATGAAGGAGAGTGAttcattcaaagaatacgcccagtggtggagagagttggctgctcaggtagagccaccattgtctgaGAAGGAAATGACCGGGATATTTGTGGACACCTTGAAGGACTCATTCTTTGATCGATTAGTGAGCAGTGCCGCATCTGACTTCACACATCTAGTTACAATTGGAGACCGCATAAAGAAGGGGTTGAGGGATGGAAAGATTCCTGGAGCAATGATAGCACCTAACGCACCAAAGAAATATTCTGGAGGTTTCCCGAAGAAAAGAGAAGGCGAAACAAACACCATATCCAGAAACTACAAAGGAAAGCAACAAGCTTCATATGGCCAAGTCGCCGTCGTGGTACCCATACCCTATCAACAGCCAATGCAGCAACAACAAATGTATCAgccacaacatcaacaacatcatcatcaacaaaataCCGCACCACCAAGACAGTTCAAGCCAAGACCTCCAGTACCTTATAGTCAACTTGATCCTCCAGTACCTCCAAGAAGGCAACTTGATCctctaccagtaccttatagtCAAATATTCCCATATCTGCATAAGGAGGGCCTTCTAACATTGAGGGAGTTAAAACCAGCTGTTTTCCCATATCCACCTGGATACGACGCTAATGCCCATTGCGAAtttcacatgggagcacctggtCATACCCTGGAAAACTGTTTCGCGTTTCAGAATCGGGTACAAGACTTGATTGAAGCCAAGGCCATCTCTTTCACTCCAAGACGTCCGAACGTGAACACCAACCCTATACCGACGCATAAGGAGGCTTccgtcagtgccattgaggagagtgatcaaggcaaattgatccgtaaggttgaagagattcaaacccctatcaAATTGATCCCGGAAGAGCTGGTTGAGGAAGAGAACAATGAAGAGTTGAGGAGTTTTATACAACAAATGTTGGATCGAGGTGAGTTACAGATAACTTACTGTGTCAAGAGCAAGCGCCAGGAAGAGATAGCCGTGGTAGATATCCCATATGATGAAGTCAAAGTAGAAATACCTATAAGCCTGTTGGTGATAGAGTTCCCAGCACCATTCGAATATAAAGATGAGAAGGCAGTCCcatggatatatcagcccagagcttttaagcaggggcaGGAAGATAAACCTTTAATGATTAACGAACCAAATGTCACTTCAATTGTGGGGCCAGCAGGAATAACGCGTAGTGGTCGGGTATTCGCACCAAGAACTGCTGatacttctgagagagctaaagGGAAGGAGGCTGCTGTCCAGATCCCCCATCCCTAATCAGGGGATGCAAGACTTGCACCTATCTCCTAAAGCTGCTGTCACTCGTGAGGAGGCTGAGGAGTTTTTGagaataatcaagaagagcgattacaaggtggtggaccagctaaaccaaacaccttccaaaatttccatgttatcTCTCCTACTTAACTCAGAAGCACACAGGAATTCGCTGTTGAAGGTATTGAGCGCCGCTCATATCACCAAGGACATAACAATAAAACAGTTTGATGATGTGATAGCTTGTGTGACTACTggaaatttcttgggttttaatgatgacgaactaccgattgaaggaaagaaccataacaaggctctccacaTCTCCTTGAAGTGCATGGATACTATACTGTGAAgggtgttggtagacacaggttCCTCATTGAACGTCATGCCAAATACGACTTTGATAAAGCTTCCAGTGGAAGGGATAAGTATGAAGCCCAGCACCCTAATCGTAAAggcatttgatggctcaaggagagaagtgataggagaggttgacttaccaaccaagataggtccaacTATTTTTAATATCAcattccaggtcatggatatacatcctggttacagttgcctacttgggagaccctggattcactcCACAGGTGTTGtcacctccactctgcatcaaaaactaaaattcattactgtcgcaacctgaaaaaggagatgcgaaaaaacaaccggcgagaaagaaatgacagaagagtcgccaccgtgcgttatttatcccaaaggagggaaaggaaacgctcgaagtaaacctggaaaagggaaaggaaaagacaaggtctcgcaaccaaatcttgggttcggaagtcgattatgcgaagggaaggtattagcacccctacgcatccgtagtactctacgggatccacttttgttgttcttgtctaaagggtgtgggtttatctaatgtactatttgctaaaagagggggtcaaaagaaaatgactcgcacggatatcgcatccactgcatacgtatctcatctggatatgagaatcagagtcttcgtagctcggctgcctatgggctaaagaggagtgtgctcgctaagacatcgcgtcttatgcctacgtatctcatctggaatgagaatcagagcaaactgtagttcggctaactacgggttaagggttatgttttttagatgaacgacgttactacgcaatctatcggatgctcggcctttggagacttactcgcctgtagtagaaggagttaacgtgtccttaggagaagaaaaatcaatgagtttgtttgggttttaggaatgctcatgcaaaaaaggaagtcctagacgaaggaacagtgctaccttaattgacatgcaaacaagagactatacgaagcctagcaatcctataGGGAGACggtcacaccatacaaaacaaacacgcataaagtaaaatgccaccaagggggctcaaacctacatgggtagggctttagtcaagaggggtcatatcaacctcgacaaacaagccatggaatagataatcaaatgggctcttaaccactgacattgaacgttagggtgagcagatcaaaagggtaatgaggataagacctcatagctcttaaccctggacagggtgagctcatgacaaaaagtggggattcagaaaggtggaaccctctccactgaatgaccggacaaaagatcttgggcttttgttctaaagcatcagcacgtagtacgagcataaagaacgacacactgaataacgggggattgattactaatcccttttatccgtcaattgcctcttcgtggaggtctttaacattggtgcctccttttggaggtctttgggcacaaaagtaaacaaacaaaagaaaacattgcctcctataGAGGTcttcactacgccaaaaaggttttttaacagcgcatcttagacaacgcttttaaaagaaagcgctgtctaaggttaaaataaaaataaaacacagaaaatgttctaaaaaaataatgaaagtgctgtctaagggggggtcttagacagcgcttttagaaagcgctgtctaagaccccccttagatagcgcttttagaaagcgcttttaaatatagaccttagtcagcgcttttgagaaagcgctaTTTAAAGTCTTTCATTgttttataaattaaaaaaaaatactcTAGAACAGAAGAGAGAACCCAGATCCGAAATTACATAATAGCCCCTTCTTTCTTCTTCCTCTCATTCCAGCTTTgttccttcttctcctcttcgTTTGTTAGCGGTTTTCTCTTTTTCTTCACTCCGGTACGCAAATCTCTCTCCCAATTCATTCCTTCGTCTTTTCCTCTGATCTACACCGTATCTTCATGCGCCTCATAACCACtttttcaaatcaattttttaatttttggaaTTTTATGGCTTTCTTAAACCTTGAAAGATCGAAGCTCGCAAATATGATAACCAAAGCAACCGTGTTTTCTGCATTAATCGCAAGATTCTCGTGattttcagtttttttttttaaattttgaaattaTATAGAACTGGTTGTGAATTGCATTGATGCATCGCGTTTTCTGTGGATTTCGATGCATTGGAGTTGTGGTTTTTGTTTTGAATTGCAATGTTGTTATTTTGTTTCTCCCTTATTTTGGAGGTTGCTTTTTAGCTTTTTCTTGTGTTGCGGTGTTTTCTAGATTCGGACTCAGATCTACACTGGCTTTTTCGCTCGATGATTTGTTTTATCATCTGAAATGAAATTTTCATCATCACTTTTTTTTGTTCTGTAATTGTTCTGTTCAATTCTATGGAAACGTGAGAAAATCAACTTGCCATTTTAGATGAAGTGGAGCTTGTAAACTCTGAAATTTGTTTTTTTTGTAAACACTGaaactttttcttcttttaagTAAAAACTTGCCATGGTTGTATGAATGAAAAAAATGCTTATATGAGGGATTTGCTTTGTTTTCCTTGAAAACTGAGGTTCATTAGTTGAAGTTAATCAGGGAGTTGTTAAAAAAATTAGGTTAAGTACAGTGTAATGTTTATTGTTTTTTGGAAAAAAAATCTATGGATCTGTTCTGGATATTGGAGTTATTTTTCTTTAGTATTCAAATTGGTGTTCTTTTATACATGAAATGTTGCTTTTGTTTGTTATTAGGGTGAAATATAATTGTTTTAAACCTGCTTCAATGGAGGGTGTGAAAGATaatatgtattttttttaaacCTGCTTCAACTTAACATGCAGCTGCTGTAGAAAATAGAAACTCATTATGGTGGCCACTGGTGCTGCATCTTCATTTTTCCCTGTTACTGCATCCCTGCCAGACTCTGGTGGTAACAAACTTGGTGGTGGGCAAGCGAACATTGGTGGGCTTAAATCTAAACCTGCATCTTCTGGTGGCTTGCAAGTAAAGGCAAATGCTCAAGCTCCTCCAAAGATTAATGGAACCAAAGTTTCTACATCTGTAGATAACTTTAAGTATGAGGATCTTTTGCCTTCGTCGCAATCCTCGAGGACTTTTATCAACCAGTTGCCTGACTGGAGCATGCTTCTGGCTGCCATCACTACTATTTTCTTGGCAGCAGAGAAGCAGTGGATGATGCTTGACTGGAAGCCAAGACGATTTGACATGCTTATTGACCCCTTTGGTATAGGCAAAATTGTTCAGGATGGTCTTGTGTTCAGTGAAAACTTTTCTATTAGATCATATGAAATTGGTGCGGATCGAACGGCGTCTATAGACACAAtaatgaatcatttacaggtacgCAACTGAATCTTTATTCTTAATCTTAGGTGATAAAACGTTGGTAAGGCTTATATTTACTCGCCGTGCAGAATTGAAATTCttatacacacacacacacactgatACTGATAATAGCAGTCAGTTTTAATACAAGATGATATATTTCAATTATTTGTTTGACAATAGGAAACTGCACTTAATCATGTTAAGATTGTGGGGCTTCTTGGTGATGGCTTTGGTTCTACGCCTGAAATGTGCAAAAAGAACTTGATATGGGTAGTTGCGCGGATGCAAGTTGTTGTTGATCGTTATCCTACGTGGTAAGTCACCCAGACTCACCTCACCTGTTGCATTTTAAATTTGCAGACGTATCCATGCTAGGATGCCATTTCTGTTAGTTGTTTTGATCTTTATGAGGAATGGTAACTCTAAATGTCTCATGTTCATTATTGAACCTATTTATTCTGTGGTTAGTTGGCTTATCGGTGTCAATGAAGTAAATAGTCTGTTATCTGGATTATTACAGATATTCTGAATCTGATCATTTTACATTGAGTGACTATTTTTTTTCAGGGGAGATGTTGTTCATGTAGAAACTTGGGTGTCTGCATCGGGCAAGAATGGTATGCGTCGTGATTGGCTTTTACGCGACTATAATACTGGTGAAGTCTTGACGAGAGCCTCTAGGTAGAAATCGTTTTCTGCAGTTCTTCACTCTCTTCCTTTTGCTGCCAGAAATAGACATGTTTTAAAAGTTTTTCTGAATGTGCATGTAGGATAATTGGATACAAATTTGAATCTTTCATACTTTTATGGAGTCATGAGAACAATTATTTTCTCTAAATAAACAAATTTATCAAAACTGAATTTTGTTAATATCAATTTTGCAATTTGCATTTGGTGAAGTTAAAGACAATAAATTAAGATCTAAGCATGTCATTTTATTACATATGAAAATTTGTATAATGACTTGTATCGCGTAAACAAAATTTGTACTTAGTCACTGATTAGTAACATCTAAGCATGTCTGATTTGTTGGTGGTGGTTTTggcgaccgtcaacttaggtttaatcttaagtagaccggataccgtgacggagtacgttcttcagatcctcatggacaataaagatgcggagaagttgttttttataccgtttaataccgggttagcatttcattctaaattcatctattataattattttccaagttaccatctaacatttgcctaatcattacagtggacattggttgttgctcgcaatcaatcctatccgagaaattgtgtattatcttgactcgttaggaaatgattggacaacatacccggatatgaaggtcctaattgacacgtaagtgagaatgttcaaaatttttcttagtttatgtgaattgttctaattgcttcatttttattttattagcgtcctacaagcttttcgggcccaacgagatatccaaacctcaaggaggggcgccaactccattacatggattaaagtggcggtatatttttaattaccacattttttattatattagtgatgacacttgataaaacttaggatttataatccatttttttttcatatgtagtgtcctcaacaacgtaatcaaatagattgcgggtatttcatgttgaggtttatgcgagatgctcttgctttgggccgattaaagattcccaccgatgtatgtatttctaacttatgagttatttttatatttacacatatctcatataattaaatagttggaattaattcaaaatatgttatattattatgtagtactttgatgaattcaagtgtgcattttatacaaaggatcaagtggacgaaatcaaagaggagtggtgtcaattcatgatagagctcaatgtttgttcataaatttgtgtaattaatgtgtacatttgtagtatatgttatgacttgtaaatgtgtacataaatttgtatatattttgatacatttaaggcaaaattggtttgaattggtatatatatatatttgttagccaaaaattggtagaaaaaaggccaaaatggcatatataaaatgtgataattgtctgtcaaaatctggttgaaaacaggtagaaattctggtttataaacctggaaaaaatgtggtttaaaacaaaagcttcaaaaaatttcgtataccttagacagcgcttttgtaaaaagcgctgtctagggggggggattagaaagcgctttaggcaaaagcgctttctaaggggggggcttagacagcgctttttgaaaagcgctgtctaaggtatacctaaaaaaattaaaataggagggtcttagaaagcgcttttggccaaagcgctgtctaagggggtggggcttagacagcgcttttcaaaagcgctgtctaaggtatacctaaaaaatttaaaataagagggtcttataaagcgcttttggccaatgcgctgtctaagggggggggggcttagacagcgcttttaagatttaaaaaagtgttgtctaaacctttagcagcggaggtttagacagcgctttaaagcgctgtctaaggctaaaaaaagcgctgtctaaggtcttgtttgttgtagtgcttccagctaagaaagtggtaaaatgcaggaaagataaagggatcaagaggtctaccacacggataaagatccgaagttataacagctaaagaaataagaaacccagagatctcttgagctgacaccatcaaagaaagcaagtcaatacaggtaatcggaataaatctccaaatggtatcccacaaataaagtggaatgccaagcaagctatcctttcaggagtcctgattggggaggatcgattgaaattgaattgcaccgttggctttgcagaacaatcttagggtttatatgagagggaattggttctttgcagatgagttcccttcagtctctggaggctgctctgaactctgttagctcttctctcactatttttttcagggttttttgggagatggaagtctagaatttataacctgattttcgtggctttgtgggctcaaatgagagaggtccaagtccaagatttttctgttatattttatttatttatttatttatttatttttatttttattatttatttattttttcatttttttttattttttttatttttttattttcaaaacgcgtgggcttcgcctagcgagcatgacagttcaagaaattcctctgagcgtaggtgattctggtggcttttcttgggactcgctaggcgacccattctgctcgcctagcgagcatgacagctcatgaacaaacttttgctccttcaagattaacgttttgactgatgaatagaccccatttgaacatgttggaagtatctcaagccattcccttgtgttgactgatcatctagataggacccacaaagtgttttggatgatattcaagcttcttggatctaattccgattgacatgatgaaatgcaatatgaaatgttaaatgacctaaaaatgaatgcatgaatgaggggggcaaattttgaggtattacagttgcccctattcaatcaactggagacccgaaaagaagatagcagcggctttcgcactttcgaggtatcaagggattgaatacaataaaagcccgaaaatttgcactgaagtgaagtgtgtaacacctcaaaattttccctcctctcttgggactagcataacatattgcaaatcattttttaggtcattaggcattgcatattgcatatcatgtggttacattgtgcaaatcatcctcacaagtcttgatcaggagatgaagaggtcatgtgcatgctagggttttattgattgatcattggccatctgaggattgggctatgaattagggttttgatttctcaaggagattggtcttcatcttgattacattgattcatcatcatcataatcatggcttgtcatcatcatggtttgttaTCATCAGCAGAATCAAGTGTTGGATCAGGATcccttgagattagggttttgaccactggtcaaccctaatcagttgcattgggccaatcagggcatgatcaggagatggggtctatgatgtatatggagatcattctatggttttattgagattattgaggctagggtttcacccttgagccatttcatcaggagattggggttcagattgatcagtgcattgccaaattcatctgtcagtaaaaaagtcaactgtacatgatttaatggatttggaagtgaaaatgagttggatacacttcaatcatgttggaacaagtgttatatgacatttcaaagcttaagaatgaagaaaatcaagtcagaacaaaaactgccaaaaatagaaagtgacttgtaatggaagtttccaaaaatggaaagtttttgacctcaagaccacgtgtccaaggaagcttcaaatgaaaaattgttcaacatgaaagttgtagatcttgttctcacctttccaaaaagtccaagaacttgaaaatcccatgtatggttggaaaattatggctcagtgaatttcaaaaatgacccataatcaggagggcataatttccacatggagcatccaaattggaagttctttatatgcacaaactccatttgacatgtactttcatggtgcataattggatttcttcaaaaatggtcaatgcaaaaagtcaaatttcaactggacagttaaatgaa containing:
- the LOC127086354 gene encoding palmitoyl-acyl carrier protein thioesterase, chloroplastic codes for the protein MVATGAASSFFPVTASLPDSGGNKLGGGQANIGGLKSKPASSGGLQVKANAQAPPKINGTKVSTSVDNFKYEDLLPSSQSSRTFINQLPDWSMLLAAITTIFLAAEKQWMMLDWKPRRFDMLIDPFGIGKIVQDGLVFSENFSIRSYEIGADRTASIDTIMNHLQETALNHVKIVGLLGDGFGSTPEMCKKNLIWVVARMQVVVDRYPTWGDVVHVETWVSASGKNGMRRDWLLRDYNTGEVLTRASR